The Pseudomonas multiresinivorans DNA window AGGTTGATGAAGACGTCCTCGCGGGCCGCTCCGCCCGCTCTGCGGCGGAATTTCACGCTTTGCCTTCCTCGACGAAGTCGACTTCGCGGTCGCCCTGGGTCACTTCCACCAGCTTGATGGCTTCCTGCTCCATGGCGATGACCAACTCATCGACGCGGCGCAGCAGGTAACGGTGGAAGAACACTGCCGGGATCGCCACGATCAGGCCGGCCGCAGTGGTGATCAGGGCCTTGGAGATACCGCCGGCAAGCATAGGCGCGTTGGCCATGCCGTCGCCCATGAAGGCGCTGAAGATCTGGATCATGCCGAACACGGTACCCAGCAGGCCGAGCAGCGGCGCCATGGCGGCGATGGTGCCCAGGGCGTTGAGGTAGCGTTCCAGTTCGTGGATCACCCGGGACGCGGCCTCCTCGATGCACTCCTTCATGATTTCGCGGCCGTGCTTGGAATTGGCCAGGCCGGCGGCGAGGATTTCACCCAGCGGGGAAGACGCGCGCAGGTCCTTCAGGGCCTGGCTGTTCATCTTCTTGTCCTTGATCTGCTTCCACACCTGGCCGAGCAACTGCGGCGGGGCCACGCGGCTCAAGCGCAGGGTCCAGAGACGTTCGGCGACGATCGCCATGGCAGCGACGGAGCTCAGCAAGATCGGCAGCATCATCCAGCCGCCAGCTTTGACCAGTTCCCACACAGTGGTGAATCCCCTGAAAAAAAGTGGCGCCACTCTAGCACAGGGGCCGTGGCGAGCCGACCGCCCGAGGGTCAATTTTCCTGCCAGAAATGTGCGCCTTCCCGCACTCCCCCAAGCTCGCCATGGGCACCGAGGGTCAGGACCAGCGCGCCCCGCTCCGCCGTATCCTGAATCCGGATACCCAGCGCGCGAAAGCGCTCGACGACCGACGGATGCGGGTGCCCGTAGGGGTTGTTGGCGCCGCGGGACATGATCGCCGTGGACGGTCGGATCGCTCGCAGGAAGGCCGGCCCGGAGGAGCTGCGGCTGCCGTGGTGCCCGGCCAGCAACCAATCGACGTGTTCATCCGGATGCGCCGCCAGCCAAGCCAGTTCGGCGGATTGCGGCAGGTCGCCAGTGAGCAGGATGCGCTCACCATTGGCTTCGATTTCCAGCGCGCAGGAGCGGTCGTTGCTTTCCCTGGCGCCTGCCCACGCCCAACTGGAGAGGTGAACGTCATCGACCGTCCATTCCTCGATTCGGCAGGGTTGCGCCTGCAGCTCTGGCGCCAGCCTTTCCGGCTCGCCACTGATGACCTGCGCAGGCCGGAGCGAACGCTTCACCGCGACCGCGCCGCCGGCATGGTCATTGTCCGCATGGCTGAGCATCAGCAGATCGAGCCTGCCAACGCCGAGACTGCGCAAGGTCGGCACCACCACTCGCTCGCCGATATCGAAATCACCGTTGCGCGCCCCGGTGTCGTAGAGCCAGGCCTGGCTGCGCGTACGGATCAACACCGAGAGCCCCTGCCCAACGTCCAGCACACGGACTTCAGCCATGCCCGGCGCGGGTAGCGGAATGGTCGGCCAGAACACCGGCAGGAACATCGCGAGCCCCAACGCGCGCAATGGCAAGCCGGCCGGCGCCAGTAGCAGAAGCGCGCCAAGCATCGCCATCACCAGCGTCCAGGCCGGCGCCGCCACCGGCTGCCAGGCGGGTGCCAGTTCGGCCATCCAGCCCAACAGGCGGAACAGCCACTCCAGCAGGCCGCCGGACACCCACAGCAGCGCCTCCCCCAGGACGGGAACTCCCAGCACCAGACTGCCCAACAGGGCGAGTGGAACCACGACCAGCTCCACCCAGGGCACGGCAATCAGGTTCGCGGCGACTCCGGAAATGCTCAGCGGCAGGCCCAGCGCGATGGACGCCGGCAACAGCCCGATCGCCATCAGCCACTGCGCGCGCAGCCAGGTGCGCCAGGCCGTCCAGCGCCCCAGGCGGCCGGAGAAGCCGAAGATCAGCAAGGCCACCGCCGCATAGGACAACCAGAACCCCGGCAGCAACACCACCAGCGGC harbors:
- a CDS encoding MotA/TolQ/ExbB proton channel family protein encodes the protein MWELVKAGGWMMLPILLSSVAAMAIVAERLWTLRLSRVAPPQLLGQVWKQIKDKKMNSQALKDLRASSPLGEILAAGLANSKHGREIMKECIEEAASRVIHELERYLNALGTIAAMAPLLGLLGTVFGMIQIFSAFMGDGMANAPMLAGGISKALITTAAGLIVAIPAVFFHRYLLRRVDELVIAMEQEAIKLVEVTQGDREVDFVEEGKA
- a CDS encoding DNA internalization-related competence protein ComEC/Rec2, yielding MFALALGLLALRWLPALPSGWVLLLLALSALPLLFTRGYFIGLFLLGFAWACQSAQWALDDRLTPELDGRTLWLEGRVEGLPDRSGPSLRFVLSEASSPRAQVPATLRLSWFGGPPVEGGERWRLAVKLKRPHGMANGAGFDYEAWLTAQRIGATGSVKDGQRLEVSSGPRAWREAWRQRLLAVDAQGRSGALAALVLGDASGLTTADWQVLQDTGTLHLMVISGSHISLLAGLLYAVVAGLARLGCWPSRLPWLSCACLLAAGGAWAYSLMAGFEVPLQRACVMVSIVLLWRLRYRHRGLWTPLLGALLAVLLAEPLVVLLPGFWLSYAAVALLIFGFSGRLGRWTAWRTWLRAQWLMAIGLLPASIALGLPLSISGVAANLIAVPWVELVVVPLALLGSLVLGVPVLGEALLWVSGGLLEWLFRLLGWMAELAPAWQPVAAPAWTLVMAMLGALLLLAPAGLPLRALGLAMFLPVFWPTIPLPAPGMAEVRVLDVGQGLSVLIRTRSQAWLYDTGARNGDFDIGERVVVPTLRSLGVGRLDLLMLSHADNDHAGGAVAVKRSLRPAQVISGEPERLAPELQAQPCRIEEWTVDDVHLSSWAWAGARESNDRSCALEIEANGERILLTGDLPQSAELAWLAAHPDEHVDWLLAGHHGSRSSSGPAFLRAIRPSTAIMSRGANNPYGHPHPSVVERFRALGIRIQDTAERGALVLTLGAHGELGGVREGAHFWQEN